CCCCCGCTGCCATCCCCATGGATCTTTGTGTGGATGCGAGCCCTGGGGCGGATGGCACGTGTCGCGAGCGGCAGCTGGAGCAGGAGCTTCTGACCCTCAAACACAAGCAGCAGGTGCAGCATCAGCTTCTCATCGCAGAGTTTCAGAGGCAACACGAGCGGCTTTCACGACAACATGAAGCCCAGTTACAGGAACACATGAAGGTACCAAAGTTCTGTCCTCTCTGCTGCTGTAGGGTTGGTGTTAGGATTGAAGGGTTATGAGGATGGTTTACGATGGCTTTGACCCAGCAAATTTGTGATTCTCGACCCTGAGGTCATGACACACCTGTTTACCTGTGTAACCTGTTTTTCTCATCAGCATCAGCAGGATCTTCTGGCCCTCAAGCACCAGCAGGAGCTCATGGAGCATCAAAGGAAGATGGAGCATGAGCTGGAGAAACAGCAGCGAGATCATAAGCTTCAGCTTCTCAAGAACAAAGAACGTGGACAAGAGAGTGAGCATCTCCTTCATCAGAGCTTCTGTCCATCTACTGGAGAATCTGTGGAAAataatataagaaaatataagatTAATATCCTCAGAGACTTAAAAAGCATGTTCTTCTAAATGGAAAAACTTCTGGAATGTCAGTGTTGGTGTGGTTTAATCAGCAAACTTCTCTAGAAGATCTTTCAAGAAGTTCTTCTCCATATTCTGTATAAACAGGTGCAGTGGCCAGCACAGAGGTGAAGATGCGTCTGCAGGAGTTTGTGTTGAATAAGAAGAAAGCAATCGCTCAACGCACTCTCAACCACTGCATCTCCAACAATCCAAGCTACTGGTGCCGGTCAGAACCCGTAACACACATCACAGCTTATTCTGGCAAATAACAAACTCTTACCGAGTCTTGGAGCTTCTCTTTATTTTGCAACTtcttaaaaatgtgattattgAATATGATTATGTACTGATCAGACACAGATCAATCAATCTTCTCTTTAGCTTTCTCTCAAACTTTCTGATCCAAAAGTTACTGGTAAGATGTCAGTAATGTTTATTCAGTCAGTGAGCAGAGATGCCGCATGCTTTAAGAGAAACAAGACGAGATCACATAAAACCCCTGTGTCAGCTGACTCAGAAAAGTGTGTACTTTTCAATTAAAACTGAACGTGCAGAAGTCATTTGAGTGGCAGTGAAAGAGTGTGGAAACTATCTTTGTGAAGTCTgtaagttttgtgtttgtttttgttgcatcATCTGTGCAGGAAAACTCAGTACAGCTCTTTAGATCAGAGTTCTCCACCTCAGAGCACCATCAGCACCTTCAATCATCCTGCTCTCTACGACTCGAAAGATGATTTTCCACTTCGTAAAACAGGTCAAACTCTCAAATAATCTTgattcattctttttttcctGCAGAAGTGTTGAGTTGAATCAACACTGGGGTCCTCCAGCATAAACTGACCGAAGAGTCACCGGTCTAACTGAACACACATTTATTCAACTATAAGCAGTGAACATCATCTGTCTAGTTTTACGTCATCGTGTTAGTCTGAGATTTAATTATTTGGAATCAAACCTTCCACTCTCTGTCTTTAGCGTCTGAACCAAACCTGAAGCTGCGATCTCGTCTGAAGCAGAAAGTGACGGAGCGGAGAAGCAGTCCGTTACTGAGACGAAAAGACGGTCCCGTCAATGTGGTGAAGAAGCGCTCTCTGGACCTGGCAGGTGATTTGTTGTTGTGGTTTATTGGATCATAGTGAATTTCTCTTTGCAACTCATCGCTGACATCCACCCCgatgtgaatgtttttctgcTAACCTCCTTCTTTGTGTGATGATCAACAGATTCTACGTGTAGCAGCGCTCCTGGATCCGGGCCGAGCTCCCCGAACAACAGCTCGCAGGGAAACTTGTGTGATAACGGGTTAAGCGCCGCTGTCTCAAGCGAGGTAAGCCGTGTTTGAAGCGTGATGTtctctaaaaaacaaacatagaaGCGGCCGGTGGATAAATGCTTGTGTGTGCTGCAGTCGTCTTTAGCTCACAGGTTAGCTGGTTGTGATGGATCTCTCTACACGTCTCCTTCATTACCCAACATCACCCTGGGCCTGCCTGCCTCCACCCTCAACAGCGTGAGTATACAACCTTTCGTTTGCCAGGAATGGTTAAGATATTGAGACTTTACCTCGTATGTGAATACTTTGTTTGTGTCCTTCATGGATTCTGTGAGTTCTTTAGTTCAGTGGTTGACGTCTTTGTGATTTGCATGTGATGCTTTGAAAGTGcttatgttttcatttctttacacAGCATGACGCTCCACTCCTGCCCTCTTCTTATTCTGACACTGCAAactcccataatgcactgctgCAACACATAGTTCTTCTTGAGCAGTCTGCTCCACCGAGCCCTTTAGCTGCTGGTGAGTTTTTGAGCTTCAGCAAACACTTAATCTGTGTGTTGTTGTCTTGTTTCTTCCCATTCAAAACAGTTACTTGTTGTACACCAATTGTTTGCCAGGATTGGTGTCTAACATAAACCAGACAGTTTTTATGATTTTCCACTTGCGAGCGCTTTCCGGTCAGGGTTTCTTCACTTCTATCAGAGCGATGGAACACTGTGTGCTGGGCTCACTTGCCCTTCCACGGGAACATTGGAGCACTAATTATGGGAATGGGGAAATGAAGGGGGCAGAGACCTGCGTGGGTGTCCTGTCCAGACATGTTTGCACGGTGGTGTTTACAGGGTGCTCCCGTGCATGGCGGTTTGGAAAAGCAGTTTATCATGATGAAGTGATGACCGTGAGGGCTCGTTGGTTGTTTATAGATGTTCATTCGGTGCGTGTTTGTCGCAGGTGTTGCAGCCGCTCCGCTGCAGTCTCTGCAGAAGCTGCGACAGCACAGGCCGCTGGGTCGCACGCAGTCCGCTCCTCTGCCACAgagctctcaggctcttcaacAGCTGGTGGtccaacaacaacaccaacagTTCCTGGAGAAACACAAGCAGCATTTCCAACAGCTCCACATCAACAAGGTCAGAAATGCTTTCATTAGCCCGAAACAGAATGTTGTAACACAGAGAACATCGGGGTGTGTGTCCCACCATTCTTTCTGCAGTCGTGACGGGGAATGGTTGCATGAGAGTCTCATGACAGCGATGAATCTGTCAACTGGATGATGGGCATGTTTGAAGTCCGCTGTTCCTGTGGTTTGGGATAAGGGTCATTTGAGCTGAGGATCTGTGTCACATCGGAGCAGACCGTGACTGAAATCCCTCCTGCttgactcttttatccaaagccgcTGACAGTGCAGGACAGTTTCAgtgttgtttctttaaaaagaggCTTGAGGATCGCTGATGTGCAGGACACAGAGAGAGGAGTGGCTTTTGTTCTGCGGTGGAGCTTTCATTTCATCACACAACACTGAGACTGTGAAGCATACAGAAGATATGTGATGAACATATTAGCGAGTTTGGCAAGAGCTCATTTTTCATGTGTGTTTCATTCAGATGTGGCTACTGCAGTCAAAATAATCAAGTGTTAGATCTTAAGGTATATGGTGCTAGGAAATACTTTAGTTGGCTTATTTTTTGAAGAAAAGCATCAGTCAAATGAACAAATGTTCCTGCAAATGATATCTTGCCGAGTCTGGTGTGGACGGAGGTGTCATTAAACAAATCACCTGAGTGAACTCCATTAATAAAGCAATGAAAGATGTTCGGTGTtcaagaaaacatgatttattccTTCTGTGTGTCTGTTAGATGTTGAGCAAACCAGCCGAGCGTCAGCATCAGAGTCACCCAGAGGAGACAGAGGAAGATTTAGAGGAGCAGCAAACCCTTCCAATGAGTCTCGGTATTAAACAGGAAGCTCCTGATCTTACAGAGGAGTACACACAAGAGGACCAACAGGTGCTCTTCGACCAGGTGAGAACAAAAGCGAGAGACTCATACATGAGACAGAATCTTAACACACCTTAAGTTTCATGTCAGCGCCCTCGATTGGTTCCTATCAAAACCAatattatgtgtgtgtctgtgtgagggTAGCAGGCTCTTCTCTTGGAGCAACAGAGGATTCATCAGCTCAGAAACTATCAGGCATCACTGGAGGAAACTGGTGTGTCAATCGGTCTCTCAGGGCCCCGCCCCCTCTCCAGGGCCCAATCATCACCCGCCTCTGCTCCCTACATCAGCGTACAGGAACAACCTTCCAAAGTTCATTTCACCACAGGTGCTTGACACGCAGCTCACCGCTGAATTTACTGTCGGCCTGTCTGTgtgatgcatgtgtgtgtgcttgcatgtTTCTGTAGGTCTGGTGTACGATTCTCTCATGCAAAAGCATCAGTGCATGTGCGGCAACACAAACACGCACCCTGAACATGCCGGCCGCATCCAGAGCATCTGGTCTCGCTTGCAGGAGACTGGTCTGCGCAGTCGCTGTGAGGTACGATGCGTTCACCTTTACTGTACACACACGTTTAGTGCCCTGTCGACACGTGTCCCTCCTCTCATCTTTTAGTGTATTCGTGGAAGAAAAGCCACATTAGAGGAGCTACAGACGGTTCATTCTGAAGCACATGTCATGCTGTACGGGACCAACCCGCTGCGACAAAAACTGGACAGTAAGACATTTACTGCAATTCAACACACTGATGCGCTGCGATGGATGGTTAATAAACATTCTTTTGTTTCTCTCAGGTTCTGTCACATCTATGTTCGTCAGGTTGCCATGCGGAGGTATCGGGGTGAGTAGAAAGACACGGTTAGGGTGTGAAGTGTGTGAAGTGACACGCGGTGCGAGCGGTAAACCTCTTCTGTGTGTTGGCAGGTGGACAGCGATACGATCTGGAATGAAGTTCACTCCGCAAGCGCAGCTCGTCTGGCCGTCGGCTCTGTGATTGAACTCGTCTTTAAAGTGGCAGCAGGAGAGCTGAAGGTTTCTTTCCCTCGttgtctcttttctttctcGTATAATTTGATTTTTCATGATGTTCAAATGTAGAGCTGTGTAGTTTTATGTCATTGCAGAATGGCTTTGCTGTGGTTCGTCCTCCGGGACACCACGCAGAGGAGAGCACTCCCATGTAAGACGCCTTCattctatatgtgtgtgtgttcctctttctctttatgtttgtaaaaatgtgaaGCTGATGCTCTCGTCTAATCACAGGGGATTCTGTTACTTTAATTCTGTCGCCGTAGCAGCTAAACTCCTGCAACTAAGACTGAATGTCAGCAGAATTCTCATTGTTGATTGGGTAAGTTTAATTGAAAGAATGACTCTGTTCTAAATGAAGTGATTGTTTTTGAATGAAGTCATTTTATTGCTACGATTCGCAGGATATTCATCACGGCAACGGAACTCAACAAGCGTTTTACGATGATCCCAACGTTCTTTACATTTCACTTCATCGCTATGATGATGGGAATTTTTTCCCAGGCAGCGGGGCTCCTGAAGAGGTCATATGCATGAGActtttaataaagcaaattGAACAAATGTTCAAGTGTATCGCAATGAAAACTTGTGTCAGCAGGTGGGCAGTGGACCAGGAGTGGGATTCAACGTGAATATGGCGTTCACAAGCGGTCTGGAACCACCGATGGGTGACGTAGAATATCTGTCTGCTTTCAGGTAAAAGTGTGTCTGTTCATCATGTGTGTTGCTCCAGGTGTGTTTGTTGGGTTGAAGcatctctgtgttcttcagtagTTCTTTTTCTAACATCGCTCTGTGTTTCACTATGGGAATCGCTTTGTGCGTGACCAACTACGGAAGCTCTTATGACACCACGTCTGTCTCTGACAGACAGGTCGACCCTTGACCAGGCTCCGCCCTGCCTATATCAGTCAGGTCGACCTCCACCTATGTCATTTGCGCTTTCTTCCCGTGGGAGACTGCAGCAAGCTCTCTCAGCACGCCCGTATCATCTGACTTTTCGCTAAACTGTTCAACAGGTGGACCGTCATAGGAACCCGCCACCGAACGCAAGGTTAGTGAACGGGATTGTGTTGAGCTGACATTTTTGAGAGTTGGAATAGCGTCCGCGTCATGGTGAGCTATCCTAATAGTTCTATTGCGTATTAATTTACAGCGTTAGGAGACGTCAAGTCTAATTAGGTTATCGCGTCAAGGCGAACCTTCTAAGGGTTTTATTACCTTTTTTGTATTAGGCTACTGTGCCGTACGAGTCGGTGATAGCATCATGTCGACGGCTGTTTCCCCCGCCAAAGGGAAAGAGTCGAAGGCCAGGGAGGTTGCATCCCGCCCGTGTCCATCCTCATGTGGAGCTACCATCTCGGGTAGGGACCCTCATCCCATGTGCATCACGTGTATGGGGCCGAAACACGCTCAAGCGTCTCTAGCGGACCCGCAAACATGCGCTCACTGTGCATCAATACCGGTGAAAATTCTTGAGAGAAGATTGAGGGTGGCAGTGGCCAACAAGCAGGACCCATGCCTGTCTGGAACTGTCACGCAATCTGCGGCAACTGGCCATCCCCCGCGAGCTACAACGAGCTGGGCGGATATGATGGAAGCCGAATCCCCGGACATGCCACCTTTGTTTGACGGCCTGCTCGAGCAGGAAGAAGGCGAACCGGAGGATGAGGACGCAGAGGGCGATGCTAACTATGACCTCCTCGATCTGGATATGGACGGCGAAGAAGAGGTAGAAAATTCCCCCTTCCCCACCCAACTGTCCAGGCCGCTGAGCACGTACGAGTCGGCCTCGCAGATAGACAGCAACCTGCATGAGGTCTGCAATCGGGCCGCGGCTAAACTAGGCCTTCCTTGGCCCGCGGCAAAAGATGCCGGAGGGACTGAGAGGGACCTTAATGACGGGAAAAGGCTGCCGCCTGCACAGACTGCAGTGAGACAACTTTTGCCCGCCGTGCCGGCTTGCATGAAGGAAATGTCCCGTTATTGGGATAGCCCCTTAAGAGCAATCTCCCCACCAAGGGACATTCCATGGTGGAGATTCAGGGGATGGGGGAGCTGGGGTTGAGCAGACCCCCAACGGTAGAGTCTTCAGTGGCTTTTCACCTCCATCCGAGTCGGCGTTCAATCCCTGCCTCCTCGCAGATTTCGCTGCCGGGAAAAATGGATCGGCTAACCGCTGCGATTTATCAGAGAACGTATAAATATGCTGGGCAGTCAATATGCTCGCTGAACGCTGTGACTTTACTGTCGGCGTATCAAGCAGAGATTTTGGAGGAGATGGGAAGCCAGTTGGATTCGGGAGCACCGAACCCTATACTCTGGGACGAGATTTGCGTGGTGAACGATTTAATTCTGCGCTCTTCCCGCGGCGCCATCCAGGGCTGCGGCCGTGTGATGGGATTGGCTGTGTCAGGTGAGAGAGCGTTATGGCTAAACCTGTCGGGCTAGGGCGACGCGCAAAAATCGGAGGTGATGGATGCAGCATACAACCCTACGAAGGGGTTGTTTGGTCCTGCCCTTGAGAAAATGAGGGAAACCAGCACCCTCAGGAAACAGGAGAACGAGGCGTTTAACCTCTGTTTGCCACGCAAGCAAGTGCCCCGACCAGCCTCTCAACCCGTGCTGCAGGGCTTCGCAGCAGCCGCAGCGGCGAGAGGGAGACCTGTGGGTGATAGAGGTCCAAGACCGGCTCACAGTGGACAACACGCAGGCCAGCGACCACGATCGGCTGGCCCTGGACCGTGGGGAAAGTATTCATACGCGGCGGCGGCAGCTAAAAACCGTCTGCCAAACCCAGAGGACAGGAAGAAGAAGCGTGTGGCCTGACAAGCAGTTATTCCCCAGCCCTTCTCTCTCCGCCCGCGAAGAGAAGAAAGGGGGAAAACGGCCCTATTGTGTTCAGTTCGATAAGGGCCAGTTTGAGTTGTTCTCCTCGAGTTCTAAAAAACGAGTTAGCTCAAAATTGTGTTCAGTGTCACCAAGCACTCACGATATgttctcaaatgtttttatgtggaggggatttaagaataaaaaatgctttttcgCATCCAGGCCATTGGCCGAGGGTGAAATGCTCCCCGAATTcagaaaacattacaataaacattCCACTATCGCAACCAGGCAAACAGCCGAGGGCGATATGTCCCAAACAAAAAGAAGATTCTCAAAATTCGAATTGCATGAAAAGCGCTCCCCCTGTCCCACCACTGGGGGGAGTGCTCACTCCTTCAGCCGAAGCCCGTGCGGCGATTGTGATGACGTCATCACTGTGCGACGCCAGCGGGGCGGAAGTGTACAGAGGTCCTCTCTCGGTCCGCATAACAGACTGGTTCAGCCGTGGGTCTTGACAACGATTTCACTGGGATACAGGCTTCAATTCGCAATGAAATCACCTCGGTTCAATGGGATTTTGATGTCAGTAGCACAGGGGGAATCGGCCCGAGTGCTGACGGTCGAAATCGATACTCTGTTAAACAAACGGGCAATCAGAGTAGTGCCCGAGGAGGAGAGCCGTCAGGGTTTTTACTCCCACTATTTTGTTATCCCAAAGAAAGGAGGCACAGCCCTCCGTCCTATTCTGGACCTTCGTGTGTTAAACAAGCACCTGAGAAAGTATTCATTCAGAAT
This DNA window, taken from Triplophysa dalaica isolate WHDGS20190420 chromosome 6, ASM1584641v1, whole genome shotgun sequence, encodes the following:
- the LOC130424443 gene encoding histone deacetylase 4-like isoform X2 gives rise to the protein MKNPVWRNLSNGVCIASAASHICCDKQLVEEENFTWNYTCCLKTLPGTTSAALNIMTSQSQSDSHMDQAAELLKPSAFEHIPTVELSSALPVRIPPAAIPMDLCVDASPGADGTCRERQLEQELLTLKHKQQVQHQLLIAEFQRQHERLSRQHEAQLQEHMKHQQDLLALKHQQELMEHQRKMEHELEKQQRDHKLQLLKNKERGQESAVASTEVKMRLQEFVLNKKKAIAQRTLNHCISNNPSYWCRKTQYSSLDQSSPPQSTISTFNHPALYDSKDDFPLRKTASEPNLKLRSRLKQKVTERRSSPLLRRKDGPVNVVKKRSLDLADSTCSSAPGSGPSSPNNSSQGNLCDNGLSAAVSSESSLAHRLAGCDGSLYTSPSLPNITLGLPASTLNSHDAPLLPSSYSDTANSHNALLQHIVLLEQSAPPSPLAAGVAAAPLQSLQKLRQHRPLGRTQSAPLPQSSQALQQLVVQQQHQQFLEKHKQHFQQLHINKMLSKPAERQHQSHPEETEEDLEEQQTLPMSLGIKQEAPDLTEEYTQEDQQVLFDQQALLLEQQRIHQLRNYQASLEETGVSIGLSGPRPLSRAQSSPASAPYISVQEQPSKVHFTTGLVYDSLMQKHQCMCGNTNTHPEHAGRIQSIWSRLQETGLRSRCECIRGRKATLEELQTVHSEAHVMLYGTNPLRQKLDSSVTSMFVRLPCGGIGVDSDTIWNEVHSASAARLAVGSVIELVFKVAAGELKNGFAVVRPPGHHAEESTPMGFCYFNSVAVAAKLLQLRLNVSRILIVDWDIHHGNGTQQAFYDDPNVLYISLHRYDDGNFFPGSGAPEEVGSGPGVGFNVNMAFTSGLEPPMGDVEYLSAFRAVVMPIADEFQPDMVLVSAGFDAVDGHPPPLGGYKLSSKCLGYLTKQLMGLAGGRVVLALEGGHDLKAICDASEACVSALLGIELESLPSEVLKQRPNENAVSSIEKVLETHRRYWRSLQAHVSRVAFSFMEAQSGESEENETVTAMASLSVAAMEKRNEDEPMEEEPPL
- the LOC130424443 gene encoding histone deacetylase 4-like isoform X3; amino-acid sequence: MKNPVWRNLSNGVCIASAASHICCDKLVEEENFTWNYTCCLKTLPGTTSAALNIMTSQSQSDSHMDQAAELLKPSAFEHIPTVELSSALPVRIPPAAIPMDLCVDASPGADGTCRERQLEQELLTLKHKQQVQHQLLIAEFQRQHERLSRQHEAQLQEHMKHQQDLLALKHQQELMEHQRKMEHELEKQQRDHKLQLLKNKERGQESAVASTEVKMRLQEFVLNKKKAIAQRTLNHCISNNPSYWCRKTQYSSLDQSSPPQSTISTFNHPALYDSKDDFPLRKTASEPNLKLRSRLKQKVTERRSSPLLRRKDGPVNVVKKRSLDLADSTCSSAPGSGPSSPNNSSQGNLCDNGLSAAVSSESSLAHRLAGCDGSLYTSPSLPNITLGLPASTLNSHDAPLLPSSYSDTANSHNALLQHIVLLEQSAPPSPLAAGVAAAPLQSLQKLRQHRPLGRTQSAPLPQSSQALQQLVVQQQHQQFLEKHKQHFQQLHINKMLSKPAERQHQSHPEETEEDLEEQQTLPMSLGIKQEAPDLTEEYTQEDQQVLFDQQALLLEQQRIHQLRNYQASLEETGVSIGLSGPRPLSRAQSSPASAPYISVQEQPSKVHFTTGLVYDSLMQKHQCMCGNTNTHPEHAGRIQSIWSRLQETGLRSRCECIRGRKATLEELQTVHSEAHVMLYGTNPLRQKLDSSVTSMFVRLPCGGIGVDSDTIWNEVHSASAARLAVGSVIELVFKVAAGELKNGFAVVRPPGHHAEESTPMGFCYFNSVAVAAKLLQLRLNVSRILIVDWDIHHGNGTQQAFYDDPNVLYISLHRYDDGNFFPGSGAPEEVGSGPGVGFNVNMAFTSGLEPPMGDVEYLSAFRAVVMPIADEFQPDMVLVSAGFDAVDGHPPPLGGYKLSSKCLGYLTKQLMGLAGGRVVLALEGGHDLKAICDASEACVSALLGIELESLPSEVLKQRPNENAVSSIEKVLETHRRYWRSLQAHVSRVAFSFMEAQSGESEENETVTAMASLSVAAMEKRNEDEPMEEEPPL
- the LOC130424443 gene encoding histone deacetylase 4-like isoform X1; this encodes MDGSILSTEYPCNGSFGSVIVFCLWICVFQQLVEEENFTWNYTCCLKTLPGTTSAALNIMTSQSQSDSHMDQAAELLKPSAFEHIPTVELSSALPVRIPPAAIPMDLCVDASPGADGTCRERQLEQELLTLKHKQQVQHQLLIAEFQRQHERLSRQHEAQLQEHMKHQQDLLALKHQQELMEHQRKMEHELEKQQRDHKLQLLKNKERGQESAVASTEVKMRLQEFVLNKKKAIAQRTLNHCISNNPSYWCRKTQYSSLDQSSPPQSTISTFNHPALYDSKDDFPLRKTASEPNLKLRSRLKQKVTERRSSPLLRRKDGPVNVVKKRSLDLADSTCSSAPGSGPSSPNNSSQGNLCDNGLSAAVSSESSLAHRLAGCDGSLYTSPSLPNITLGLPASTLNSHDAPLLPSSYSDTANSHNALLQHIVLLEQSAPPSPLAAGVAAAPLQSLQKLRQHRPLGRTQSAPLPQSSQALQQLVVQQQHQQFLEKHKQHFQQLHINKMLSKPAERQHQSHPEETEEDLEEQQTLPMSLGIKQEAPDLTEEYTQEDQQVLFDQQALLLEQQRIHQLRNYQASLEETGVSIGLSGPRPLSRAQSSPASAPYISVQEQPSKVHFTTGLVYDSLMQKHQCMCGNTNTHPEHAGRIQSIWSRLQETGLRSRCECIRGRKATLEELQTVHSEAHVMLYGTNPLRQKLDSSVTSMFVRLPCGGIGVDSDTIWNEVHSASAARLAVGSVIELVFKVAAGELKNGFAVVRPPGHHAEESTPMGFCYFNSVAVAAKLLQLRLNVSRILIVDWDIHHGNGTQQAFYDDPNVLYISLHRYDDGNFFPGSGAPEEVGSGPGVGFNVNMAFTSGLEPPMGDVEYLSAFRAVVMPIADEFQPDMVLVSAGFDAVDGHPPPLGGYKLSSKCLGYLTKQLMGLAGGRVVLALEGGHDLKAICDASEACVSALLGIELESLPSEVLKQRPNENAVSSIEKVLETHRRYWRSLQAHVSRVAFSFMEAQSGESEENETVTAMASLSVAAMEKRNEDEPMEEEPPL
- the LOC130424443 gene encoding histone deacetylase 4-like isoform X5, yielding MDLCVDASPGADGTCRERQLEQELLTLKHKQQVQHQLLIAEFQRQHERLSRQHEAQLQEHMKHQQDLLALKHQQELMEHQRKMEHELEKQQRDHKLQLLKNKERGQESAVASTEVKMRLQEFVLNKKKAIAQRTLNHCISNNPSYWCRKTQYSSLDQSSPPQSTISTFNHPALYDSKDDFPLRKTASEPNLKLRSRLKQKVTERRSSPLLRRKDGPVNVVKKRSLDLADSTCSSAPGSGPSSPNNSSQGNLCDNGLSAAVSSESSLAHRLAGCDGSLYTSPSLPNITLGLPASTLNSHDAPLLPSSYSDTANSHNALLQHIVLLEQSAPPSPLAAGVAAAPLQSLQKLRQHRPLGRTQSAPLPQSSQALQQLVVQQQHQQFLEKHKQHFQQLHINKMLSKPAERQHQSHPEETEEDLEEQQTLPMSLGIKQEAPDLTEEYTQEDQQVLFDQQALLLEQQRIHQLRNYQASLEETGVSIGLSGPRPLSRAQSSPASAPYISVQEQPSKVHFTTGLVYDSLMQKHQCMCGNTNTHPEHAGRIQSIWSRLQETGLRSRCECIRGRKATLEELQTVHSEAHVMLYGTNPLRQKLDSSVTSMFVRLPCGGIGVDSDTIWNEVHSASAARLAVGSVIELVFKVAAGELKNGFAVVRPPGHHAEESTPMGFCYFNSVAVAAKLLQLRLNVSRILIVDWDIHHGNGTQQAFYDDPNVLYISLHRYDDGNFFPGSGAPEEVGSGPGVGFNVNMAFTSGLEPPMGDVEYLSAFRAVVMPIADEFQPDMVLVSAGFDAVDGHPPPLGGYKLSSKCLGYLTKQLMGLAGGRVVLALEGGHDLKAICDASEACVSALLGIELESLPSEVLKQRPNENAVSSIEKVLETHRRYWRSLQAHVSRVAFSFMEAQSGESEENETVTAMASLSVAAMEKRNEDEPMEEEPPL
- the LOC130424443 gene encoding histone deacetylase 4-like isoform X4; the encoded protein is MTSQSQSDSHMDQAAELLKPSAFEHIPTVELSSALPVRIPPAAIPMDLCVDASPGADGTCRERQLEQELLTLKHKQQVQHQLLIAEFQRQHERLSRQHEAQLQEHMKHQQDLLALKHQQELMEHQRKMEHELEKQQRDHKLQLLKNKERGQESAVASTEVKMRLQEFVLNKKKAIAQRTLNHCISNNPSYWCRKTQYSSLDQSSPPQSTISTFNHPALYDSKDDFPLRKTASEPNLKLRSRLKQKVTERRSSPLLRRKDGPVNVVKKRSLDLADSTCSSAPGSGPSSPNNSSQGNLCDNGLSAAVSSESSLAHRLAGCDGSLYTSPSLPNITLGLPASTLNSHDAPLLPSSYSDTANSHNALLQHIVLLEQSAPPSPLAAGVAAAPLQSLQKLRQHRPLGRTQSAPLPQSSQALQQLVVQQQHQQFLEKHKQHFQQLHINKMLSKPAERQHQSHPEETEEDLEEQQTLPMSLGIKQEAPDLTEEYTQEDQQVLFDQQALLLEQQRIHQLRNYQASLEETGVSIGLSGPRPLSRAQSSPASAPYISVQEQPSKVHFTTGLVYDSLMQKHQCMCGNTNTHPEHAGRIQSIWSRLQETGLRSRCECIRGRKATLEELQTVHSEAHVMLYGTNPLRQKLDSSVTSMFVRLPCGGIGVDSDTIWNEVHSASAARLAVGSVIELVFKVAAGELKNGFAVVRPPGHHAEESTPMGFCYFNSVAVAAKLLQLRLNVSRILIVDWDIHHGNGTQQAFYDDPNVLYISLHRYDDGNFFPGSGAPEEVGSGPGVGFNVNMAFTSGLEPPMGDVEYLSAFRAVVMPIADEFQPDMVLVSAGFDAVDGHPPPLGGYKLSSKCLGYLTKQLMGLAGGRVVLALEGGHDLKAICDASEACVSALLGIELESLPSEVLKQRPNENAVSSIEKVLETHRRYWRSLQAHVSRVAFSFMEAQSGESEENETVTAMASLSVAAMEKRNEDEPMEEEPPL